The following are encoded together in the Xanthobacter autotrophicus Py2 genome:
- a CDS encoding biotin--acetyl-CoA-carboxylase ligase (TIGRFAM: biotin--acetyl-CoA-carboxylase ligase~PFAM: biotin protein ligase domain protein; biotin/lipoate A/B protein ligase~KEGG: rpe:RPE_2537 biotin--acetyl-CoA-carboxylase ligase) translates to MAHYEFQGSTVPIVRFTQIGSTNAEGMARLGRSETFPVWLVADIQTAGRGRRGRPWTSELGNLFASLVLPNPAPVANLAQLCFVAGLALRDAVLAAAPQIRPDALRLKWPNDLLLDGGKVAGILVEGGADPSGRPAAVIGFGVNCLHHPDDLPYRATSLEESGAPTAPDRLLEALDLAMAVRLNQWNAGAGFPAIRSDWMRYALGMGDQVSVKIGEREVVGRFENIDTRGAMMLRRKDGIAEIITAGDVSLGKSD, encoded by the coding sequence ATGGCTCATTACGAATTCCAGGGTTCCACGGTTCCCATCGTCCGCTTCACCCAGATCGGCTCCACCAACGCCGAGGGGATGGCGCGCCTTGGCCGGAGTGAGACGTTTCCGGTCTGGCTGGTGGCGGACATCCAGACCGCCGGCCGCGGCCGGCGGGGCCGTCCCTGGACCTCCGAGCTCGGTAATCTGTTCGCCAGCCTCGTGCTGCCCAATCCGGCGCCGGTGGCAAACCTGGCGCAGCTGTGCTTCGTGGCGGGTCTTGCCCTTCGCGACGCCGTGCTGGCCGCCGCACCGCAGATCCGTCCGGACGCGCTCAGGCTCAAATGGCCCAACGACCTCCTGCTGGACGGCGGCAAGGTGGCCGGCATCCTCGTGGAAGGCGGCGCTGATCCCTCGGGCCGGCCCGCGGCAGTGATCGGCTTCGGCGTCAACTGCCTGCACCATCCCGACGATCTGCCCTACCGTGCCACCAGCCTCGAAGAATCGGGAGCGCCCACGGCACCAGACCGGCTGTTGGAAGCCCTCGACCTCGCCATGGCGGTGCGGCTCAACCAGTGGAATGCGGGCGCGGGTTTTCCCGCCATCCGGTCCGACTGGATGCGCTATGCGCTCGGCATGGGCGACCAGGTGAGCGTCAAGATCGGCGAGCGCGAGGTGGTGGGCCGTTTTGAGAACATCGATACCCGCGGAGCCATGATGCTGCGCCGTAAGGATGGGATCGCGGAGATCATCACGGCGGGCGATGTCTCCTTGGGCAAGTCGGACTGA
- a CDS encoding protein of unknown function DUF1467 (PFAM: protein of unknown function DUF1467~KEGG: nha:Nham_2203 protein of unknown function DUF1467), whose translation MSIGAVVAIYFIVWWTALFAVLPWGVRSQAESRDITPGTDPGAPVRPALLKKALATTIVAAVITAGIVWLITSGIVSLEDLPMPFDTKEG comes from the coding sequence GTGTCGATCGGTGCCGTCGTCGCCATTTATTTCATTGTCTGGTGGACCGCCCTGTTCGCGGTCCTGCCCTGGGGCGTGCGCTCCCAGGCGGAGAGCCGGGACATCACGCCCGGCACCGATCCGGGCGCGCCGGTACGTCCCGCGCTGCTCAAGAAGGCCCTCGCCACCACCATCGTCGCGGCGGTGATCACCGCCGGCATCGTCTGGCTGATCACCAGCGGCATCGTCTCGCTCGAAGACCTGCCCATGCCCTTCGACACCAAGGAGGGGTGA
- a CDS encoding transposase IS3/IS911 family protein (PFAM: transposase IS3/IS911 family protein~KEGG: bra:BRADO6435 putative transposase from insertion sequence), translating into MRCSTFRSSDLAAVPAAVLEKTVDAGETYVRRRRWSWAEKRAVVEEAAASGNVIGTAKRHGIQAQQIYRWRERFAERLDPPGFAAVSVVGDPPKALPAPMPDMDRPEERSSTVQTDARIEIVSAGGVAVRLPAGSPTDFVVAIASALSRGRR; encoded by the coding sequence GTGAGGTGCTCAACCTTTCGGTCCTCTGATCTGGCAGCAGTGCCAGCAGCGGTGCTGGAGAAGACGGTGGACGCAGGGGAGACCTATGTACGACGGCGGCGTTGGAGCTGGGCCGAGAAGCGGGCGGTCGTCGAAGAGGCTGCGGCCAGCGGCAACGTCATCGGGACGGCGAAGCGCCATGGCATCCAGGCTCAGCAGATTTACCGTTGGCGTGAACGCTTTGCTGAACGGCTTGATCCTCCCGGGTTCGCAGCCGTGTCGGTCGTCGGTGATCCACCGAAGGCGCTTCCAGCACCGATGCCGGATATGGATCGTCCGGAAGAGCGATCCAGCACCGTCCAGACCGATGCCCGGATCGAGATCGTCTCCGCCGGAGGTGTGGCGGTTCGGCTGCCGGCCGGTTCGCCGACGGATTTCGTGGTCGCGATTGCCAGCGCCCTGTCCCGAGGCCGACGATGA
- a CDS encoding beta-lactamase domain protein (PFAM: beta-lactamase domain protein; RNA-metabolising metallo-beta-lactamase~KEGG: bja:bll4902 hypothetical protein), producing MAPTDELVFAPLGGVGEIGMNLGLYGFGPRKARTWLIVDLGMSFAGEEAPGVDLVLPDIRFLEAEKKHIAGLVLTHAHEDHIGAVLDLWPRLKCPIYTTRFTAGLLEAKRAGEPGAPSQLPITVVRSGGTVDIGPFGVEFIPVAHSIPDSHALAIRTAAGLVVHTGDWKLDPTPVVGLPTDVARLKALGDEGVRAIICDSTNAVRDGVSPSEADVAASLRKIVGKAKHRVAFTTFSSNVARIRGIAESAYANGREVVVVGRALERVIGVAREQGLLDGVPAFRTAEAYGYLPREKVVAILTGSQGEQRAALRRIADDDHPEIALSPGDLVVFSSRTIPGNEKVVNHIINALTKRGVEVLTDRKALVHVSGHPRRGELAEMYRMVRPQVSIPVHGEALHLHEHAQLAKSLGVPEVVNCYDGNVIRLAPGPAERVDDVPFGRLYKDGRLLIPDGGRSIPERRKLSFVGAVSVAVAVDRQGGLAGDPSVEITGVPERGEGGIDMLDHVLDTVVATLDNLPKARRRDPDALAETLERAVRSAVNAVWGKKPVCHVHILEV from the coding sequence ATGGCACCAACCGACGAACTGGTCTTCGCCCCCCTCGGTGGGGTCGGCGAGATCGGCATGAACCTCGGCCTCTACGGCTTTGGCCCGCGCAAGGCCCGCACCTGGCTCATCGTCGATCTCGGCATGAGCTTCGCGGGCGAGGAGGCGCCGGGGGTCGACCTCGTCCTGCCCGACATCCGCTTCCTGGAGGCCGAGAAGAAGCACATCGCCGGCCTGGTCCTCACCCATGCCCACGAAGACCATATCGGCGCGGTGCTGGACCTCTGGCCGCGCCTGAAGTGTCCCATCTACACCACCCGCTTCACGGCCGGGCTGCTGGAAGCCAAGCGCGCGGGCGAGCCTGGCGCGCCGTCCCAGCTGCCGATCACCGTGGTGCGCAGCGGCGGGACCGTGGACATCGGCCCCTTCGGGGTTGAATTCATCCCGGTCGCCCACTCGATCCCAGACAGCCACGCCCTGGCGATCCGCACTGCCGCAGGGCTGGTGGTCCACACCGGCGACTGGAAGCTGGACCCGACCCCGGTGGTGGGCCTGCCCACGGATGTCGCCCGACTCAAGGCGCTGGGCGACGAGGGCGTCCGCGCCATCATCTGCGATTCCACCAACGCCGTGCGCGACGGCGTTTCGCCGTCCGAGGCGGATGTGGCGGCCTCGCTCCGGAAGATTGTCGGCAAGGCGAAGCACCGGGTGGCCTTTACCACCTTCTCCTCCAACGTGGCGCGCATCCGCGGCATCGCCGAGTCGGCCTACGCCAATGGCCGTGAGGTGGTGGTGGTGGGCCGTGCGCTGGAGCGCGTCATCGGCGTCGCCCGCGAGCAGGGCCTGCTGGACGGGGTGCCCGCGTTCCGCACCGCCGAGGCCTATGGCTACCTGCCGCGTGAGAAGGTCGTGGCCATCCTCACCGGCAGCCAGGGCGAGCAGCGCGCCGCGCTGCGCCGCATCGCCGACGACGACCACCCGGAGATCGCTCTGTCGCCCGGCGACCTGGTGGTGTTTTCCTCGCGCACCATTCCCGGCAACGAGAAGGTGGTGAACCACATCATCAACGCCCTCACCAAACGGGGCGTTGAGGTGCTGACCGACCGCAAGGCGCTGGTCCATGTGTCCGGCCATCCGCGCCGGGGCGAGCTTGCGGAAATGTACCGCATGGTACGGCCGCAGGTGTCGATCCCGGTTCACGGCGAGGCGCTGCACCTGCATGAGCATGCCCAGCTGGCGAAGAGCCTCGGCGTGCCCGAGGTGGTCAATTGCTATGACGGCAACGTCATCCGCCTCGCCCCCGGCCCGGCGGAGCGGGTGGACGACGTGCCCTTCGGCCGCCTTTACAAGGACGGCCGGCTGCTGATCCCCGATGGCGGCCGCTCGATCCCGGAGCGGCGCAAGCTCTCCTTCGTGGGTGCGGTGTCGGTCGCCGTCGCCGTGGACCGGCAGGGTGGGCTTGCCGGCGACCCGTCGGTGGAGATCACCGGCGTTCCGGAGCGGGGGGAGGGCGGCATCGACATGCTTGACCACGTGCTCGACACCGTGGTGGCGACGCTCGACAACCTGCCCAAGGCCCGCCGCCGCGATCCTGATGCGCTGGCGGAAACCCTGGAGCGCGCGGTGCGCAGCGCCGTGAACGCGGTGTGGGGCAAGAAGCCGGTGTGCCACGTCCATATCCTGGAGGTGTGA
- a CDS encoding Methylmalonyl-CoA epimerase (PFAM: Glyoxalase/bleomycin resistance protein/dioxygenase~KEGG: mag:amb2575 lactoylglutathione lyase and related lyase): MIGRLNHVAIAVRDIAAASALYRDTLGADVSAAVPQPEHGVTTVFVTLPNTKIEFLEPLGENSPIAKFLERNPDGGIHHICYEVDDILTARDQLKATGARVLGSGDPKIGAHGKPVLFLHPKDFNGTLVELEQA, encoded by the coding sequence ATGATCGGACGCCTGAACCATGTGGCCATCGCGGTGCGCGACATCGCCGCCGCCTCCGCGCTGTATCGGGACACGCTGGGCGCGGATGTCTCGGCCGCCGTGCCGCAGCCAGAGCATGGCGTGACCACGGTGTTCGTCACCCTGCCCAACACCAAGATCGAGTTCCTGGAGCCGCTGGGAGAGAATTCCCCCATCGCCAAGTTCCTGGAGCGCAATCCGGACGGTGGCATCCACCACATCTGCTACGAGGTGGATGACATCCTCACCGCCCGCGACCAGCTGAAGGCAACGGGCGCCCGCGTGCTCGGCTCCGGTGATCCCAAGATCGGCGCCCATGGCAAGCCGGTGCTGTTCCTGCACCCCAAGGACTTCAACGGAACCCTGGTGGAGCTGGAGCAGGCCTGA
- a CDS encoding transposase (KEGG: gbe:GbCGDNIH1_1790 transposase), translating into MGLYIRRTGNCKWAVSAACGYPTQFTSVEWASFLKHHDLQPSMSRRGNCHDNAVAESFFNLLKRERIRRKVYRTRDEARRDVFDYIEMFYNPTRKHARNGMLSPVEFERQHKAKAEGV; encoded by the coding sequence TTGGGTCTTTATATCCGGCGAACAGGGAATTGTAAGTGGGCGGTGTCAGCTGCATGTGGCTATCCCACCCAGTTCACGAGCGTGGAGTGGGCTTCGTTCCTGAAACACCACGATCTGCAGCCCTCGATGAGCCGTCGCGGCAACTGCCATGACAACGCCGTCGCCGAGAGCTTCTTCAACCTGCTCAAGCGCGAACGCATCCGCCGCAAGGTCTACCGCACGCGGGATGAGGCACGCCGGGACGTGTTCGATTACATCGAGATGTTCTACAACCCCACCCGGAAGCACGCACGGAACGGGATGCTGTCGCCCGTCGAGTTCGAACGGCAGCACAAAGCCAAGGCCGAGGGTGTCTAG
- a CDS encoding diguanylate cyclase/phosphodiesterase with PAS/PAC and GAF sensor(s) (TIGRFAM: PAS sensor protein; diguanylate cyclase~PFAM: GGDEF domain containing protein; EAL domain protein; PAS fold-3 domain protein; PAS fold-4 domain protein; PAS fold domain protein~SMART: PAS domain containing protein; PAC repeat-containing protein~KEGG: azo:azo3381 hypothetical signaling protein) produces MILASVLLLLGGMVAYRLVRKPRARADGREPESGKPATFVPAAAAASLAAPLVSGATGPGPASSGDSMALRESEERFDLAARGSDQGVFDIHVGRSLYLSPRARDILGIAPKAPVDIRRTFRQMLRGADRRKVAAVRKDLVRGGSDVDLDIRISRPDGASRDVRWRGLATRDGDGAVTRVVGMITDVTAQKQSERHLRLAAAVFASAHDGLVVTDLNAVVSAVNPAFSQITGYCEAEILGRSMRTMHSGRHDREFYRGMWGALTSTGSWHGEIWNRRKNGEIFLQQLSIRTVFDEKGKPQNYVGAFQDITRIKHSEFELDRIAHYDPLTDLPNRTLLASLLDLAVSRAGKTCAVLFLDIDRFKTVNDSLGHIAGDAVLKAAADRIRAALDADATLGHYGADEFVVILEEIEGPQDAALAASRLIDELARPFTINGGEIYLGASVGISLHPLDADDAAQLLQHANTALAEAKAQGRGIYSFYTQALTRSARVRMEMEADLRRGLVREEFRLNFQPVVDLANGRIAGAEALVRWQSPVHGLVLPNRFIPLAEETGLIEPLGDWVLEEACQQMAKWTAAGADLDFIAVNLSPRQFQRGTLCERIEEVLRRTGLPAARLEVEITENVLFGAVAAERKLRDMRDSGVRIALDDFGTGYSSLAYLKRFPISKLKIDRSFVHDLPRAADAEIATAIISIARALGLDVVAEGIEAPEQCAFLKERGCGFGQGYLFGRPVTSERFLRLALQGPIATAMAHPGSPRLH; encoded by the coding sequence GTGATCCTCGCCAGCGTCCTGCTTCTGCTCGGGGGGATGGTCGCATACAGGCTGGTCCGGAAACCGCGCGCGCGCGCAGATGGGCGTGAACCCGAATCCGGTAAACCCGCAACCTTCGTCCCCGCCGCGGCCGCTGCCTCTCTGGCGGCCCCGCTCGTGTCCGGCGCGACGGGCCCGGGACCTGCCAGCAGCGGCGACAGCATGGCCCTGCGGGAGAGCGAGGAACGCTTCGATCTGGCGGCCAGGGGGTCGGACCAGGGGGTATTCGACATCCATGTGGGCCGCAGCCTGTATCTGTCGCCCCGTGCCCGTGACATCCTCGGCATCGCCCCCAAAGCCCCCGTCGACATACGGCGGACCTTTCGCCAGATGCTGCGCGGCGCGGACCGCCGAAAGGTCGCCGCCGTCCGGAAGGATCTTGTCCGCGGCGGCAGCGACGTCGATCTCGACATCCGGATTTCCCGGCCCGACGGCGCCAGTCGCGATGTGCGGTGGCGCGGCCTCGCCACCCGTGACGGCGATGGCGCCGTGACCCGCGTGGTGGGCATGATCACGGATGTGACGGCGCAGAAGCAGAGCGAGCGCCACCTGCGCCTTGCCGCCGCTGTGTTCGCCAGCGCCCACGACGGACTGGTGGTGACCGATCTCAACGCGGTGGTTTCCGCCGTAAACCCGGCGTTTTCGCAGATCACCGGCTATTGCGAGGCGGAGATCCTCGGCCGGTCCATGCGCACCATGCATTCCGGCCGTCACGACCGCGAATTCTATCGCGGCATGTGGGGTGCTCTCACCTCGACAGGCAGCTGGCACGGCGAGATCTGGAACCGCCGCAAGAACGGCGAGATCTTCCTCCAGCAGCTCAGCATCCGCACCGTCTTTGACGAGAAGGGCAAGCCGCAGAACTATGTTGGCGCCTTCCAGGACATCACCCGGATCAAGCATTCGGAATTCGAGCTCGACCGGATCGCCCATTACGATCCCCTCACCGACCTGCCCAACCGCACCCTGCTCGCATCCCTCCTCGACCTTGCTGTCAGCCGGGCCGGCAAGACCTGCGCCGTGCTGTTCCTGGACATCGACCGCTTCAAGACCGTCAACGACAGCCTCGGCCATATTGCCGGCGATGCGGTGCTCAAGGCGGCGGCCGATCGCATCCGCGCCGCGCTTGATGCCGATGCCACGCTCGGGCACTACGGCGCCGACGAGTTTGTGGTGATCCTTGAGGAGATCGAGGGGCCGCAGGATGCGGCACTCGCCGCATCGCGCCTCATCGACGAACTGGCGCGGCCGTTCACGATCAATGGCGGCGAGATCTATCTGGGCGCCAGCGTGGGCATCAGCCTCCATCCGCTCGACGCCGACGATGCCGCCCAGCTGCTCCAGCATGCCAACACAGCTCTGGCCGAGGCGAAGGCACAGGGGCGCGGGATCTATTCTTTCTACACCCAGGCACTCACCCGCAGCGCCCGGGTCCGCATGGAGATGGAAGCGGACCTCCGGCGCGGCCTCGTGCGCGAGGAGTTCCGCCTGAACTTCCAGCCGGTGGTGGACCTGGCCAACGGGCGCATCGCGGGCGCGGAGGCGCTGGTGCGCTGGCAGAGCCCGGTCCATGGCCTTGTCCTGCCCAACCGCTTTATTCCGCTCGCCGAGGAAACCGGCCTCATCGAGCCCCTGGGCGACTGGGTGCTGGAGGAGGCCTGCCAGCAGATGGCCAAATGGACCGCTGCGGGGGCCGATCTCGATTTCATCGCCGTGAACCTGTCGCCGCGGCAGTTTCAGCGTGGCACCCTCTGCGAGCGCATCGAAGAGGTGCTGCGCCGCACCGGCCTTCCCGCCGCGCGGCTGGAGGTGGAAATCACCGAGAACGTGCTGTTCGGCGCTGTGGCGGCCGAACGCAAGCTGCGTGACATGCGCGACAGCGGCGTGCGCATCGCGCTCGACGATTTCGGCACCGGCTATTCGTCACTGGCCTATCTCAAGCGCTTTCCCATTTCCAAGCTGAAGATCGACCGCAGTTTCGTGCACGACCTGCCCCGCGCCGCCGACGCGGAAATTGCCACCGCCATCATCTCCATCGCCCGTGCGCTCGGGCTCGATGTGGTGGCGGAGGGCATCGAGGCTCCCGAGCAATGCGCCTTCCTGAAGGAGCGCGGATGCGGCTTTGGGCAGGGCTATCTGTTTGGCCGCCCGGTAACCAGCGAACGCTTCCTGCGTCTTGCGCTCCAGGGGCCGATCGCTACCGCCATGGCCCATCCCGGCAGCCCGCGGCTCCACTGA
- a CDS encoding proton-translocating NADH-quinone oxidoreductase, chain N (TIGRFAM: proton-translocating NADH-quinone oxidoreductase, chain N~PFAM: NADH/Ubiquinone/plastoquinone (complex I)~KEGG: bbt:BBta_4548 NADH-quinone oxidoreductase chain N), producing MTQLLPPIGAVLPELVLAVSAIVLILIGAFRGEGSANLVTGLAIAVLAAVGVLVLLQPAAEVTAFNGSLVVDAYSRFMKLLAVLGAVVSLIMAVDWQAREKQAKFEYAVLIVIATLGMCMLVSAGDLIALYLGLELMSLSLYVVASINRDSVRSTEAGLKYFVLGALSSGMLLYGASFIYGFTGSVNFLQIAAVAKEPSPGLIFGIVFLLAGLCFKVSAVPFHMWTPDVYEGAPTPVTAFFASAPKVAAMAIFVRVVIEAFPHVTHQWQQIVAFVSLASMVLGAFAAIGQRNIKRLLAYSSIGHMGFALVGLAAGTAEGVRGVLLYMTIYVVMTLGTFACVLTMRRKGQAVETIEDLSGLARRNPLMALALGALMFSLAGIPPLAGFLAKYYVFVAAIQAGLYALAVVGVLASVVGAFYYLRVVKIMYFDEPVEAFDPMPTELKAVLAVSGLFTIFYFVYPAPLIEAAGVAARSLF from the coding sequence ATGACGCAGCTCCTGCCTCCCATCGGCGCGGTCCTGCCCGAACTGGTGCTCGCCGTCTCGGCGATCGTGCTGATCCTGATCGGTGCGTTCCGCGGAGAGGGGTCGGCGAATCTCGTCACCGGCCTCGCCATCGCCGTGCTCGCGGCGGTGGGTGTGCTGGTGCTGCTCCAGCCGGCGGCGGAAGTCACCGCCTTCAACGGCTCCCTCGTGGTGGACGCCTACAGCCGCTTCATGAAGCTCCTCGCCGTGCTCGGCGCCGTGGTCTCGCTGATCATGGCGGTGGACTGGCAGGCGCGGGAGAAGCAGGCGAAGTTCGAGTACGCCGTGCTCATCGTCATCGCCACGCTTGGCATGTGCATGCTGGTGTCGGCGGGTGACCTGATCGCGCTCTATCTCGGCCTCGAGCTGATGAGCCTGTCGCTCTATGTGGTGGCCTCCATCAACCGCGACTCCGTCCGCTCGACCGAGGCTGGCCTGAAGTATTTCGTTCTCGGTGCCTTGTCTTCGGGCATGCTGCTCTACGGCGCTTCGTTCATCTACGGCTTCACCGGTTCGGTGAACTTCCTGCAGATCGCCGCCGTGGCAAAGGAGCCCAGCCCGGGCCTCATCTTCGGCATCGTGTTCCTGCTGGCGGGCCTATGCTTCAAGGTGTCGGCGGTGCCGTTCCACATGTGGACGCCGGACGTCTATGAGGGCGCGCCGACCCCGGTCACGGCCTTCTTCGCCTCCGCGCCCAAGGTGGCGGCCATGGCCATCTTCGTGCGCGTCGTCATCGAGGCATTCCCGCACGTGACCCACCAGTGGCAGCAGATCGTCGCCTTCGTCTCGCTCGCCTCCATGGTGCTCGGCGCCTTCGCCGCCATCGGCCAGCGCAATATCAAGCGCCTGCTGGCCTATTCCTCCATCGGCCACATGGGCTTCGCGCTGGTGGGTCTTGCGGCCGGCACGGCGGAAGGCGTACGCGGCGTGCTGCTGTACATGACCATCTATGTGGTGATGACGCTCGGCACCTTCGCCTGCGTGCTGACCATGCGCCGCAAGGGTCAGGCCGTGGAAACCATCGAGGACCTCTCCGGCCTCGCCCGCCGCAACCCGCTGATGGCGCTGGCGCTGGGCGCGCTCATGTTCTCCCTCGCCGGCATTCCGCCGCTGGCCGGCTTCCTTGCCAAATACTATGTGTTCGTGGCGGCGATCCAGGCCGGGCTTTACGCCCTCGCGGTGGTGGGCGTGCTTGCCTCGGTGGTAGGCGCGTTCTATTACCTGCGTGTGGTCAAGATCATGTATTTCGACGAGCCGGTCGAGGCCTTCGATCCCATGCCGACGGAACTGAAGGCGGTGCTGGCGGTGAGTGGGCTTTTCACCATCTTCTATTTCGTCTATCCGGCTCCTCTTATCGAGGCGGCGGGTGTCGCGGCCCGTTCGCTCTTCTGA
- a CDS encoding DoxX family protein (PFAM: DoxX family protein~KEGG: bxe:Bxe_A1142 hypothetical protein): MNPSLLATLLASPIFDVVARLLLTFIFWGAGLDKLMNYQATLAELSFFGVEPAGVFAPAVIAVLLIGSVLVVLNRAAWLGFGMLAVFTALTIPIAHPFWAMDGEKRLFEFHVVVEHISLIGGLMVGAILCRKLELERQGREARLAQGGAGPQGVKARKV, encoded by the coding sequence TTGAACCCATCTCTTCTCGCCACCCTTCTGGCGAGCCCCATCTTCGACGTCGTCGCGCGCCTGCTGCTCACCTTCATCTTCTGGGGCGCAGGCCTCGACAAGCTGATGAACTATCAGGCCACCCTGGCCGAGCTGTCATTCTTCGGCGTCGAGCCGGCGGGCGTGTTCGCACCGGCCGTCATCGCCGTGCTGCTCATCGGCTCCGTTCTGGTGGTGCTCAACCGCGCGGCGTGGCTCGGATTCGGCATGCTGGCGGTATTCACGGCGCTCACCATCCCCATCGCCCATCCGTTCTGGGCCATGGATGGGGAAAAGCGGCTGTTCGAGTTCCACGTGGTAGTGGAGCACATCAGCCTCATCGGCGGACTGATGGTGGGTGCGATCCTGTGCCGGAAGCTGGAGCTGGAGCGCCAGGGGCGTGAGGCGCGCCTCGCGCAGGGCGGCGCTGGGCCGCAAGGCGTGAAGGCGCGGAAGGTGTGA
- a CDS encoding IS66 Orf2 family protein (PFAM: IS66 Orf2 family protein~KEGG: mag:amb0402 transposase and inactivated derivative) has product MIPVPSGVKVWLATGHTDMRKGFAGLSLQVQEVLRHDPHGGHLFVFRGRRGDLIKVIWHDGQGACLFSKRLERGRFLWPSPADGVVTITPAQLGYLLEGIDWRHPQQAWRPGASG; this is encoded by the coding sequence ATGATCCCGGTCCCGAGCGGCGTGAAGGTGTGGCTTGCGACGGGCCACACCGATATGCGCAAGGGCTTCGCCGGGCTTTCGCTGCAGGTCCAGGAGGTTCTTCGGCATGATCCCCATGGCGGGCACCTGTTCGTGTTCCGCGGTCGGCGCGGTGACCTCATCAAGGTGATCTGGCATGACGGCCAGGGCGCCTGCCTGTTCTCGAAGCGGCTGGAGCGGGGCCGCTTCCTGTGGCCCTCGCCGGCTGATGGGGTGGTGACGATCACTCCGGCCCAGCTCGGCTATCTCCTGGAGGGCATCGATTGGCGGCATCCGCAGCAGGCGTGGAGACCGGGCGCGTCGGGGTGA
- a CDS encoding iron-sulfur cluster assembly accessory protein (TIGRFAM: iron-sulfur cluster assembly accessory protein~PFAM: HesB/YadR/YfhF-family protein~KEGG: rpe:RPE_2962 iron-sulfur cluster assembly accessory protein): protein MSVASETSTAAPAPSPAKRSLPPVIRITDAAAEQLREILAAAEPGTALRVGIENGGCAGMSYKMDFTTEIAPFDSVVEDKGVKVVVDTKAVLFLLGTEMDYKTDKVSSQFVFNNPNQTSSCGCGESVAITPVDMSAASGQG, encoded by the coding sequence ATGAGTGTTGCTTCCGAAACGTCCACCGCAGCCCCGGCCCCTTCGCCTGCCAAGCGGAGCCTGCCGCCTGTGATCCGCATCACCGATGCGGCCGCCGAACAGTTGCGCGAGATCCTCGCGGCAGCGGAGCCGGGCACTGCGTTGCGCGTCGGCATTGAGAACGGCGGTTGCGCCGGCATGTCCTACAAGATGGATTTCACCACTGAGATCGCCCCCTTCGACTCGGTCGTCGAGGACAAGGGCGTAAAGGTGGTGGTGGACACCAAGGCCGTGCTCTTCCTGCTCGGCACCGAGATGGACTACAAGACCGACAAGGTCTCGTCCCAGTTTGTGTTCAATAATCCCAACCAGACCTCGTCCTGCGGCTGCGGTGAATCGGTCGCGATCACGCCGGTCGACATGAGCGCTGCGTCCGGCCAGGGCTGA